The DNA sequence tttatcccacccttctccctaacgggacccagggcggctaacaacatattaaaaaaacagattttaaaaatattaatacatagcagataaaaacatttaaaaacacattacagaggccataaaaacagtagtcagattaaaagacagaataaaagagcaagtcaccgaggaatcaagcctgtaaaaaactaaaagatgtataaaaatgttaagaaggcagaaatcagaaggcttgtttaaacaacagtgttttcaggcctcgccgaaaactctcaagagagggagccattctcaagtcaaggggaaaggagttccataatgttggtgccactaccgagaaggccctatttcttgcagccgccccccggacctccttgggtggcggcacttgcaaaaaggccttctctgatgacctgagagggcgagccagattgtatgggaataggcggtctctaagatatcctggcccagagcagtatagagctttaaaggtcaaaaccagcaccttgaattgggcctggaaacgaatgggcagccaatgtagcccctggagaagcggactgacagagtcaaaccgcctggctccggtgaccacacgggccaccgcattctgtactaattgtagtttccgaacgtcttcaggggcagccccacatagagcgcgttacagtaatctaaccttgatgtcaccgtggccaggtctgcacgatccaagtacggtggcagctggcgcaccaggcgaagctgagcaaaggcccccctagccacagccgccacctggctAGGagaagttcttcccagtgcttctccagttcttcttcattaggtgataagacctaaacccaatttgcaaacttgttcaaaaagttcaaaaaatcttcaatttctagtcagcctgccatttcacttgcgtgggggtggggagggagaataacctaaaggaacttttctgctagagaaggagcaatgctaactgtaccatcctcagcacacttacctgggaatagcagcccaatcctatgcaagtctacacaggagtaaatcacattatatagtcaattgggcttgcttcccaggtgtgagtaggattgcagcctaagggctatccaactttccagagccaatgcagccacattgcagtcccagggtaagggaacaaacattcccttgtcacaaggagacctccacaaggagctccacaactttccagcaccacaaggaggacttggtgctggaaagttacagttaagaggacttaggacccaatcctatccaattttccagtgccagtacagctgtaccaatagcgcatgcactgcaacctgtggtgggggcagggaacatttgttcccttacctcagggctgcattgtgactgcacaggtgctagaagaaagcctcactgagcacaataggatttacttctgagtagacatgcatagaattgtgccctaaggctgcaatcctacttccactttcctgggaataagccccattggctataataagatttacttctgagtagatatgcataggattctgctcaaaggctgcaatcctatccacactttcctgggagtaacacccattgaacacaataggacttacttctgagaagacctgcataggattgtacccttaatgaagtaatgttttgtgccacattcctgcctttttttagcctgaggaatttcagctgtgggagcatcgcctctatgtgtctgatagtgtattatacaatcattgtgtaacaacacattgtattgcaatgaaaagatcccaggcacagaACTGCATTCCCAAagcccaaggatgaaaaccaaccccatggtgcagtcctgtgcttgtgggaagtaagggcacaatccctatgcccctctactcagaagtaagtcccattatagtcaacagagcttcctgcagcatgagagcccaagcctatgcatgtctactcattatagagtctcattatagccaaagggacttattcgcaggagagtgtggctaggagtgcagcctttgagcacaatcctatgcatgtctactcaggagtaagtcattatagccaaagggacttactcccatgaaagtgtggataggatcacagcctcagtgactaggatgagatgcttccttcttcaccttcagattgacagtgtctactcagaggtaagtcccactgtattcaatggggcttactcccaggaaagtgtggcaaactcagaggatgagatgcttccttctttctccttctgattggcagtggctgcaatcctaaccgcactttcctgagagtaagccccattgaacaaaataggagttgcttctgagtagacctggttagaattgtgctcagtgcctacccagaggtaagttccagaggtaagttccatggACGTGCGGCAGGGGGGCTCGCTCTCGGGGGgcggcgggggctctttgggcggtaGCTGCTCCGGcaccctcctcttcgtcccgcccgcgcccccgacccaccaggagagctgagcccaaggagcctccaggcgcaggaacagtctactcgccagttggCCAGCTTGGCCGGGGACGGGTGgtgtggggcaggcagctgggctgcttctctcgcccttgTCAGCAGGATGCATCTGTGGGCGTGCCGGCCGTTCGCGCCCTTTCGCAGGAGTTgcgaaagcgagctcgcaagggctggtgagcggcagccgtgtcacgggagactccagttggccttgtctggctcgccccttcagccccagcagcctcggcacccgctgggagcgaccccctttcccccgggacgggttggccccgcatggccgctgcccccaggagggttagccctgacatttcaaggcgcgagctccctggccagcaaacggttcttagaaccaacagctggattaggtaggggttctatagaataggtgagaacctgctgaatcccaccacttgATATATCCCactcattggcatccctggacagtcacatctagatttttttttttcatcctggttatttgcatcccaatATAACTGGGCAATAAATTATAACAGGGCAATAAACCCCTCTTATTATATACATATAGGCTATATTTCCCAAGCCTCTTattccagccctaaccctaatgctaaccctacctttgcattttaaaaataaaaaagtacatctaatataaatatacatacattgggacacaaatatccaggatgcaaaaagagtGGATGCAAAATGTCCAGTGCTGGGATGCATTTGCCttggacacagttgtccaggatacAAGAGTCCTGTCACTGTTATTTTTTAGGGACAAACAATCTGTTACTGCAGGTTTCAGGTCCTAGTTGTAATATATGTGGAAGCCTAGTTTGACAGGAGGGGGCTGTGGCTCAGGGGAAAAGCAAGTAGTTTGCATGCaaatggtcccaggttcagtccctgccgCCTCCAGGCAGGTCTGGAAAAGACCCCTTTTCGAAACTCTGGAGAACTGCTGACAGTCAGTGGATGCTGGATTGACTCAGTAGGGAGCAGCTTCATGCCCCATCCTCCAAGAGATGAGAGGTCATTTAATAGCTGGCCCTGTTTTCATCATGCAGCCTCTTCACGTACGTCAATGAGGAGAAGCTCTTCTCCAAGCCCACCTACGCCAGTTTCATTAAGCTGCTGGATAACTACCAGAAGAGAGTTGGGACAGGGGAAGAATTCACTGCTGAACAGCTACAGGAACAGGATACCTTCCTAGAGATGGTCATGAAGACAGAGGTCATGAAACAGCTTTATAAGTTCCTTCACAGGAAAAGTAAGCCTCTCCTAATACTGAAGCCTATCAACATGTTTACAATAATATAAGAGTACAACAGATTATATCAgtgttctcagactgtgggttgggacccactaggtgggtcatgagccaatttcaggtggatccccattcatttcaatattttattttttatatattagacttgatgttgccatgggatgtgactacatttgggggaatgttacagacctgtacttttaacaagctacgatatacatatattcttttaacagtgatagtaaatggaacctactcctgggtaagtgtggataggattgttaaaaattttcctccttgatgacatcacgtccggtcatgacatcccttccagtgggccctgacagattctctttctagaaagtgctaaatgtgtgggaaccactggttgaTATAATATGAATAACATGGTGATAATAATTGGCAATGGCTtcaggacagagaaaaagaggcattttttccacagcaaACCTTCAAATAACTTATGGAATTCTTATGCTACAAGATGTGATGATCATTGctggcttgaattgcttcttctTAAAGCAGTAGAccggggtgttaaacataaggcccttgGGCTGGATGTGGGTcatagaagctctttatccgacCTACGTGAGAGTTGGGCTCTCCAACCACaatcatcagctgctctcagctgctgagctgtgctgaggtgtcactgctgaaagggaagtccacatgataattgggctctctcatatctagaaaatatggtcaagatcttcgtattttctcttcttccaTTTGCAGTTAATGGATTCCTAAGTGAgcaaaaaagtgcttatttctggtcatcacctgctcagtgacattacttcctgctttatgacatcatttccagccctcagcaggcatcgtgaatgctatttggccccttgtatgaaatgagttttgacaCTGCTGTGTTAGACCATTTTAGGCAGAATTTTGTCTATTTTTAGTTATTAGCCATGGCAGTTAAGTAGAATTCTCATATTCAGATATAGTATACCTCCAAGTATACaataggtctacttctgagtagaagcagGTGGAACTGTGCTGTTTGGGccctgcagccctgaggtaagggaacaaatgacatGACTACACAAGTCCCATGCCTACTTCCACTACTTGGTATTCCCCCCTCCAAATCATTGTTATACTTGAGAATTGCCGGCAAACTCCTGTCACCAGGCAACTATTTTCCATGCTGCCACATCAATATAAAACTCAGTTTGCACACCTCTTTATAATACCCCAGGTATACAGAACAACACAAGGAAGAATAACACCTTGTCAAACTTTTTGCTTTGGTTCTTTTTAACCAGGACGTGACTTTTTCTCCATCCCGCCCTGTCTTTCTCTCCACAGATCGTTACGACACTGAGGCAGAATTTGTTGCTGACCTAAAGCAGATGTGGTTCGGCCTTTATTCTAGGGGCAAAGATGAGGGTGATTCCAGCGGCTTTGAGCATGTCTTTATAGGTACAGTAGCAAAAAACACTTACTTTCCACTCTCATATTTTTTATGCTGTCTTTACAGCCATCCACTCTTTGGGATGATTTCTTTTAAACTAAAAGGGCTTATTCATGGCATGATCCTAGCCAATCAGGGTTCCTGTAGtaaatgtgatgatgtcacagtaCCATGCACCAGACTTGGATTTGGCTACATATGACATCTCTGAGCACAAACAAAATTCTCCCATTGCCCTTAGACCAAATAGGGGTGAAGAAGGAATCTATTTTCCCCACTACCCATGCAATCAAGGCAACGTTTCAAAGAGAGAAAAGCAGCTCACAAACCATTTTtagttgttctttttttttttttttaaaaaaaaaaaagcctacatGTGGGGAAGAGAACCCTCTCCACCCCATACACATTTATTTCCTACTTTAATTTTCAGACTTCCCAGCTGCAATTTGTCAAACAAAAAAGCATCGGAGCTAACCATATGCAGGTGTGTGTCATATATAGTTTGGTCTTAAGAGCACTACACATAAGCCACACTGACTTGATATCCTGCATTCTAGTGTGCATTTTAGGGATGCTTCCAGggtgcagcaacaacaacaacaacaacaacaacagcaacaaaaatgtgCTGATATGATTCACAGTGAATAATCAAATCTTTACCCTTTAGGAGAAGTCAAGAAAGGAAAAGTATCTGGATTCCACAACTGGATTCGTTTCTACTTGTTGGAGAAACAGGGCATAATAAACTATTTCAGCTACAACTACGATGGACCAGTAAGTACCACTCTGAATGCCAACAGTTTTCCAAATGCACTGGAATACGGTTAAAGTGGCCTAAGGGTAGATCAGGATGTGTTTTTAATCACAATTCTCCTCTGAGGAGCTTAGGGAGTGCTCCTGGTACCACCCCAGTTTTATTCTTACAACAAACTTGTGAGGCAGGTtggactgagagatggtgactggctcaAGGCCACTCAGTTCATGGCTAAGCGGGGATCTGAACCCAGGCCTTCCTGGTCTGACAGTCTATCTGCGCGCCACACTGAGGGTCATTTGATAGATGTTCCACAAGCTCTTAGTAAAAGCTGAAATGAGTCCTTCTTCCCCAATGTATTATTGCATGGATATACAGTCCTTCCTCAAAGTGATGCATGCTATCCTTCACCTACCCCCTCAGGTCTGGAGGAGGCAGTGAACTGACAATGGGTGCCCTGTACCTGTCTGCCTGCTGTCTTCACCAGCATCCTGCCCACTTTACTGCTTCTCGATGCACTCAGATCTACTTCCCACTTGCTGAGAGTGAGGGAGAACAAGATCAAGGCACTGGCAATACACCTcttcttccagtgctgctgtcaCAAGCTATTATGCaagcaagataataataataataataataataataataataataatagcaatggCCATTCTAGAAAAAGAAGTGGCAAGGGGCCACAGCAATCTTGTTCTAATCACATTGCTCTGACTTTCTCACCTGTTCTTACTCGGGTGGGTGGGTAAGAAGGGGGAAAAGGCAAGCTTACCttaagctctccccccccccccaagctggttcCAGTTAGGCTACTTCTTGAAGCACACAGGCTGGGTAAAGCATACTGGGAGTGGAATCCATTTCTGCTCCCAGCACGTTCAGCCCAGTCTGTGTGTTTGAAGAAGCAGCTGGGTGGGAACCAGCCATGAGCAGAGATGAAGGTTAAAAAGGTTACTCTCGGTAGACCATGCTGCCCTTCTCATTCCCAACATACTTTAAATGACTGGGTGAGCAGAGAAGAGGAGGTGGCCATAAGGGACATGTGTGCATCTCGCAAAAAGGGAGGGGCACAACATTTCTGTGTGGCTACAACTTGGACCAcgcctctctctctcctgtaaTCTTCACAATAACAAACCTGTGAGATATGTTCACCTGAGAGTGAATGACAGGTCCAAGATCACACAGAACTTCAGGTGGGGAATTGAATCTGGGGTTCCCAGTTCCTAATCTAACCCTCTTGCCATTGCTTAACTATGGAATGGTTGAAATCTAAGAGCAGATAATTTACTGCGGCAGATTCCTGGAAAGAAAGGGTGTAGCATAAGGATAGCCTATCCTTACTATGTCTTCCAACATGTTTACTGGCCTTGCTTGTTTCTCTAAGAGCAGCCTGCCAGGCATATAATAAGCAAGTAAACTTTCCCCTGGCATGGCaataaagggatgggggaagcttcCGTAGTTGAATTTCAGGATGCTGAGTGTTTTGGGAGTTGATCTAAGACCTGTAAGATGcagattcaaattcccactcagccatgaaacttcctgggtgaccttgggccactctctctcagcctcacaggattgttgtgaggacagaaggaggtaGGGAGctacatacaccaccctgagctcctttgaagaagggtgatattaaaaaaaaatgtgaaaaaatttcACCATGCTAGGCTGCTGTTAAAGATCTAGGAGCAGGGCTAGTCCAATATGTTGGCAACTCAATTATTAGAAGAAAGGCACATGCCAGAAAGGAAATCTGGCAAAACTGATCAAGAGAGGAAAGAATAATCAGCAGATTTATTCTTGCAAGAAATACAATTGGTGGCAAGCTCTCCTTCCATTTTCCAGGAAGTCAGTGGGCAAAATCCTGGGCCTGCATAAAAAGACACACAACCTCTTCAGCACTGCACATTTTCAGTGACAATGCTGTGGGCAAGGCAGTTCTGCTAACTCAAGACACCTGCCTAAAGAGCAGAGAGAGGCTCCTGGACAGGTGAAAGGGGAGGGGTCCAGGTGATGTGAGCTCACTTCATTGGTTACCTTTGATCGAGGAATGGAGAAAAAAATCTTCAAATGGGACACTAAAAAGAGCTGAAGTGCCTCTAGTGTTGGTAATATTTGGAGTTTAGAAGGAAGTGGAGTGTTTACGCTAGATAATGACAGATGTTTACAGTCTCctaccctcctcttccttcttttcATTACTATTTCTGTTTATGGGTCCATTGCCGCCCGCCCCCCCATGCTACAGTAAGCAAGCATTCTGAGCAATTTTCTTAGTTCATCCAAGCTAAGTGTAGGAATTCCCCGACATAATTCTGTTTGGTTGGTTTCATCCTATTGGGGGAgtgctttttttattattattatttaatccatttttgcccagcccacgggtgtacacgtttggtcccaATGGCGTAAATGCAACGTTGGAAAGAAATGACTTAATCTTTTGGGAAGTACCTTAGTGGTGATGTGTTCCTTTTCCTGCCTCAGTGAAGGCTGGTGGATGCACATGAGCAGTTTTATCTGTACATTGGAGCAGGGAGAGACAGGTCCTACTTCTTGTCGTCTCTTTCATGTAATGTCCTATCTAAGAGTTTGGCATAGAACTGCCTGCATGTTGTACCGGTTGTTAGGGGGCTTTATCAGTACTTGCTGGCCAGTCTTCCTGGTGAAAGCTGTTCTTGGTGCACTTTTAGAAGGTACACAGTGCTTCCCTATAGCTGTGCACCCTCATAGATCAGTGAGGGTGGACATGCTGCTTTCTTCACAGCTTGTTTGATCTTCTCATCTTagcagccctgctagatcagaccaagtgcccatccagtccagcattctctttccaaAAGTGACCACCCCAGTGgatggccaccttcagtctcgaaagactatggtataagcctacagcaccaggtattcccaggcggtctcccatccaagtactaaccaggcctaaccctgcttagcttccgagatcagatgagatcgggcatgtgcagggcaacagttgctgtgtagaaagcccacaagcaagataTTGTTTGCTTCCAGTCTCTGGCATGCTGAGAAACATGCCCTCTGGAGATTCCATTAGAGAATGTGGCTTATACCATTCATTAGACCTACCTTCCACAAATTGGTTTTATTCTTTTCTAAAGCCATCTACTATGCTACCAGCCACCACCATATCTATAAATCAGGTGTGAGTTGCACACAAAAGTACTTCCTTATTGTTCATGCTGAACTCCCTGGCAACCAGCTTCGTTACTGGTGAACCATTCAAATGCCTTCTGGATCCAGGAACTTTTGATTATGGCAGCTCTTTCCCTCCATCCCCATTAGAAGGCATATGCCTCAATGAGATGCTCTGAGCATTTCTCTGCCGTCAGGGCAACTTGTGCCTTCTACCGTGAGACTCACTCTGGTCCCTGAACCGCCACTCAAAGCATGAGCTCCAAAGATTCACCTGTTTACATCAAGAtaggttccactgaactcaaggttggcccaagacctccttgacacacctgaggtggcattccAAATGCTGCCACCCTTGTCCGATGAGGTGGCAGCCTctgtccctccctctctccaatgttctagctcagcactctcttcccttccacatttcctcttcctctcttaactccctttttccttttccaatccaggcaatgggagggggagcagtggaggcaagcaggcagatggagatgggcatccccccccccatcagtctgcggcctgaggcaactgcttcagttggtctcataaATGGGCTGATCTTGACTGGTTTCCTCTCTGGCTGAGATTCCTTACCTGTTACCTGTTGCCTAGTCTTCTTTCTGGTCTGCCCATTGCATCAGGTCTTTTGTTCCTTAATGATAGTCCTGAATGCGGAATTGTTGCATTCAATTGCTGCTGTTTCCTTAGCGCTGACTTAGCCTGCCATCTAGCTTTCCTGAATGGTACTAAAGGACTAGGTACAAATTGCTGTTACTACTCATCGCATGAATGAGAtactatttttttatttattttcacaactCTGTGAATGGACTGACAGATAGTTACTGGCCAAAGATCACTCACTgctatatggttggcaaccttcagtctcctggtattcccaggcggtctcccatctaagtactaaccaggcctgaccctgcttagcttccaagatcagatgagatccggcatgtgcagggtaacagttgctgtatataATTGAGGGGCTTAATGAATCAGGTCTTCTGGTCCTAGTCCAGCCCTTTAACCACTACTCCACATTGGATCTCTTTAGCCAGCATATTTGGAactttacgggggggggggggtaaaattgGACAGTaggctatttatttttcacatttttatttcacccttccttcaaggagctctggatagtgtatatggttcctccctccttttgtcctcacaacgaccctgtgaggtaggtgaagcggAGAGTTAGTGACAGGCCCAACATCAGTCAGGAAGCTTTgcggctgaatggggatttgaaactggatcttcaaGTTCTTATTTCAACAcaagaaccactacaccatcctggccatCAGTCCGATGTCACACTCAACCCCAGTTGTTGCCTGCACCAAAGCTCAGAGTTCACACCAACGACTTTAACTTAGATATTTCCTTTTAAAAGCAATCATAATGCAACACAACCAAACAAAATGCTAAGAGGCCTTAGAGTCTGTGCCAGGCAAGCCTGCCAGACTGTACACTACTGTACACATCAGTCACTATAGCCATGTGAAGATATATGAAACAGACAGCAGAGAATGCACAGCCCTCTTTAGTGTTGTAGGAGCCCCTGCTTTGTTAGAGACAAAACAAGCTTGCCTGTATTTTTCTGGCAAATGCTGACAGGTTTTGCTCTGTCATTTACACATCACCTGTGTATCAAATGCTTGCATCTTCAGGAGCTGGATGATATTTGTTCTGCCTCTGATAGGTCCAGTGGGAGCCTTTCTCCTTGCAATGTTGAAGATCTGCATCTCAGAATGACCCTGTATCTGAAAATtccatgcttttcttttttggtttaGTGGACCTCCTACCCAGATGTACTAGGAATGCAGTTCAACTGGGATGGATTTTACAAGGAGGTTGGCACAGCCTTCATAGGAAGCAGCCCTGAATTTGAATTTGGCCTCTACTCACTGTGCTTCATCGCTAGGCCCGGGAAATTGTGAGTATTGTATCGGAGTTGAGAGTCTTTTTCACAGCTTTTGACGATGGAtagatctgctgtcataaatggttcATAGGATAGGGCTATAAGCCAAGGAAGCCCTCTTAAAATTGCTAAGTTTGCTTTCAGTAGTTATGTAGAATTCAGTGCTGGTTCCTGGAGATTCTTGGTCAGTCCTAGTGGGTTGACAATGCTAAGGGAAGGGTGTGGTTGAAGTTTGGACACAGAATTTTGGGAGGCAGCACAATGCagtcaactgacagcccaatccaacataaatcccagcgtggcaatgcagcagcgctGGTGTAGGTTATGTTGCACTCcaaaggggatttttggctgctgagtttccctggagtaaggggacttttgtccccttgcttcAAGGTAAGCCATAGTAGCTGCcccaggtcaactcagacttgtaccagcaatattgTGTTTTCCACCCACACAGACCCTCAttaagattgggttgtaaggaACGATTCACACAAACAGTTCTATATG is a window from the Tiliqua scincoides isolate rTilSci1 chromosome 2, rTilSci1.hap2, whole genome shotgun sequence genome containing:
- the ENDOU gene encoding uridylate-specific endoribonuclease; this translates as MVAGMEWDRRESAHSTKTVLYSSPDSCQGRCKEKYNPSDVCHCNPKCEKYQNCCEDYHIHCKQKGFSSSDDGITNEDLQQVSEQIYQSDSNRAEESDVIINKQHFTSETKHQEDQCPENLFTYVNEEKLFSKPTYASFIKLLDNYQKRVGTGEEFTAEQLQEQDTFLEMVMKTEVMKQLYKFLHRKNRYDTEAEFVADLKQMWFGLYSRGKDEGDSSGFEHVFIGEVKKGKVSGFHNWIRFYLLEKQGIINYFSYNYDGPWTSYPDVLGMQFNWDGFYKEVGTAFIGSSPEFEFGLYSLCFIARPGKLCHLKIGGHNLGIKTYTWDKSTYGNSKKYIATAYVESS